The Aquificaceae bacterium genome includes a region encoding these proteins:
- a CDS encoding 6-carboxyhexanoate--CoA ligase, whose protein sequence is MLSVRMRAELKGEHVSGAERLVPADMLEKTVRELLRRPKAYEKLVLTVEKVRDVHTIQKALPIYSYDFRSVEEAHSFAVKTLQREGVPEGIALRGLELLKAGPNPRGGNMRGAVLMDIETGERLEPDMERGIRTVRVDWKDRGAVKRLLIKRGLRRKYLERLLDALALATKNVYCGVMAELCWSDDPDYTTGYVAGKNIGYVRIKPMKEEGVSMGGRVYFVDKRDYKEIIECLQERAVLIESL, encoded by the coding sequence ATGCTTAGCGTGCGTATGAGGGCAGAGCTAAAGGGGGAGCATGTGTCGGGAGCGGAAAGGCTCGTGCCTGCGGATATGCTGGAAAAGACCGTAAGAGAACTCCTTAGAAGACCAAAAGCCTACGAAAAGCTGGTTCTGACCGTGGAGAAAGTCAGAGATGTCCATACCATACAGAAGGCTCTGCCCATATACAGCTACGACTTCAGGAGCGTGGAGGAGGCTCACAGCTTTGCGGTAAAGACGCTCCAGAGGGAAGGGGTGCCAGAGGGCATAGCCCTGAGGGGGCTTGAGCTCCTGAAGGCTGGTCCGAATCCAAGGGGTGGAAACATGAGGGGCGCGGTGCTCATGGATATAGAAACCGGCGAAAGACTTGAGCCCGATATGGAGAGGGGTATAAGAACTGTGAGGGTGGACTGGAAGGACAGGGGGGCTGTTAAGAGACTACTGATAAAAAGAGGGCTAAGAAGAAAATATCTCGAGAGACTCCTTGATGCCCTTGCCCTTGCCACAAAGAATGTTTACTGTGGAGTAATGGCAGAGCTATGCTGGAGCGACGACCCTGATTACACAACTGGCTATGTGGCAGGTAAGAACATAGGCTATGTGCGGATAAAACCAATGAAAGAAGAAGGCGTTTCCATGGGTGGAAGGGTATACTTTGTAGATAAAAGAGATTACAAAGAAATTATAGAGTGTCTGCAGGAAAGAGCTGTCTTGATTGAAAGTCTATAG
- a CDS encoding glycosyltransferase family 2 protein: MVSVILPVYNGERYIAHAIQCVLEQEYRVDEILVIDDASTDRTPQIVKSGFSRWVSYYRNERNMERCYSRNLGAKLARGDYIFFLDHDDLWEKGYIKTVLQNWGNADIVYCFPRKLIDSEGNVIKTSRKRLPQDSGILIFSGMVGYPSATAFRRNSFPEYRDEFMLREDWEVFIRAFLEGLRIRIVDQSMVMIREHGGRSSKSIRLYRGTMAVYRAYRDKVPETYLPYFLFHVGDTCMRFGKLIEGWKLVSEAVSLKPELLLSSRNILSLIKRGFRFWKSHA; the protein is encoded by the coding sequence ATGGTGAGCGTAATTCTACCGGTTTACAACGGAGAAAGGTATATAGCTCACGCCATACAGTGCGTGCTTGAGCAAGAATACAGGGTTGACGAAATACTGGTCATCGACGACGCTTCAACAGACAGAACCCCACAGATAGTAAAATCTGGGTTTTCAAGATGGGTAAGCTACTATCGCAACGAGAGAAATATGGAAAGATGCTATTCAAGAAACCTTGGCGCGAAGCTGGCAAGGGGAGATTACATATTTTTCCTTGACCATGACGACCTGTGGGAAAAAGGGTATATAAAAACGGTTCTTCAAAACTGGGGAAATGCAGACATAGTATACTGTTTTCCGAGAAAGCTAATTGACTCAGAGGGCAATGTGATTAAAACATCCAGAAAGAGGCTTCCTCAAGATTCAGGCATCCTTATATTTTCAGGTATGGTGGGCTATCCTTCTGCGACAGCCTTCAGAAGAAACAGCTTCCCGGAATACAGGGACGAGTTCATGCTCAGGGAAGACTGGGAAGTTTTCATAAGGGCGTTTCTTGAAGGTCTAAGAATAAGGATAGTGGACCAGAGCATGGTGATGATAAGAGAACACGGCGGAAGAAGCAGCAAGAGCATAAGGCTCTACAGGGGAACAATGGCAGTTTACCGGGCATACAGGGATAAAGTTCCAGAGACTTACCTGCCGTATTTCCTTTTCCATGTAGGCGATACGTGTATGAGGTTTGGAAAGCTAATAGAGGGGTGGAAACTCGTATCAGAAGCCGTGAGCCTGAAGCCAGAGCTTCTGCTTTCGTCAAGAAACATTCTGAGCCTTATCAAGAGAGGCTTCCGATTCTGGAAGAGCCATGCTTAG
- a CDS encoding glycosyltransferase family 2 protein, with translation MLSVLILTKNEERNIERAIKSVQGLAKEVVVVDSGSTDRTVEIARGLGAKVFFREWEGYASQLNYGIELCSGDWVLVIDADEEVSQELRESIRKELKNPAHEVYMLSRKTYYLGGFLNHAWYPEWRVRLFRKRKVRFEGVLHETPIYTGSVGKLRGDLYHYSYEDLEDQYVKTVRYARKMAELMKEKGKRFRLYNLILNPLWHFVKVYFVQMGFLDGLRGFLVAFSALFYTFLKYKFLYELELKDRKPNLW, from the coding sequence ATGTTGTCTGTCCTGATTCTCACAAAGAACGAGGAGAGAAACATTGAGAGGGCAATAAAAAGCGTGCAGGGGCTAGCTAAAGAGGTGGTTGTTGTTGACTCTGGTTCAACGGACAGAACGGTAGAGATAGCAAGAGGTTTAGGGGCAAAGGTTTTTTTCAGAGAATGGGAGGGCTACGCCAGTCAGCTCAACTACGGTATTGAGCTCTGCTCAGGAGACTGGGTGCTGGTAATTGATGCAGATGAGGAAGTTTCTCAGGAGCTCAGGGAAAGCATAAGAAAGGAGTTAAAAAACCCAGCCCATGAGGTATACATGCTTTCCAGAAAAACCTACTACCTTGGGGGTTTTTTGAACCACGCATGGTATCCAGAATGGAGGGTCAGGCTCTTCAGGAAAAGGAAAGTTCGCTTTGAGGGCGTGCTTCATGAAACGCCCATATACACGGGAAGCGTCGGAAAGCTGAGGGGAGACCTGTACCATTACTCCTATGAAGACCTTGAGGACCAGTATGTGAAGACTGTAAGGTATGCCAGAAAAATGGCTGAGCTTATGAAGGAAAAAGGTAAAAGGTTCAGGCTATACAACCTCATTTTAAATCCCCTGTGGCACTTTGTAAAGGTATACTTTGTGCAGATGGGCTTTCTGGATGGCTTGCGTGGCTTTCTTGTGGCTTTTTCTGCCCTCTTCTATACCTTTTTAAAATACAAGTTTCTGTATGAGCTGGAACTAAAAGACAGAAAACCCAACCTATGGTGA